A genomic region of Phenylobacterium parvum contains the following coding sequences:
- the rfaE2 gene encoding D-glycero-beta-D-manno-heptose 1-phosphate adenylyltransferase: MDFAALQDLIARAAGVRVVCVGDVMVDRFVYGEVSRMSPEAPIPVLARKRELVMLGASGNVARNVAALGGQAALVGVIGSDAEGHEALRLVGDDGRIEGALVTDTTRPTTLKTRFVSGGQQLLRVDVEETGPVGADTSARLARTIRDVAAGAGVIILSDYGKGVVTDEVIAACRTSGLPVIVDSKARSFSRYGAVDIVKPNASELAHASGLPTGTDAEVEAALSRALELCEARAILVTRAAQGMSLAVRGQPVRHFAGSPREVFDVSGAGDTAISALGVGMAAGGPLEDAIAFALLASGVAVGKVGTATVSPGELVEAARAAHMASAEAKIATPERMVEEVARWRARGLRVGFTNGCFDILHRGHVAYLAQARSWCDRLIVGVNSDRSVRALKGEGRPVNDLEGRALVLAGLASVDLVAPFDEETPLDLIRAARPDVLVKGADYSEAQVVGGDLVRGWGGEVRLAQLVDGYSTTAAILRMVGEDKA; the protein is encoded by the coding sequence GTGGACTTCGCCGCCCTCCAGGACCTGATCGCCCGCGCCGCTGGCGTCCGGGTGGTCTGCGTCGGCGACGTGATGGTCGACCGCTTCGTCTATGGCGAGGTCAGCCGGATGTCGCCGGAGGCGCCGATTCCGGTGCTGGCCCGGAAGCGCGAACTGGTCATGCTGGGGGCTTCCGGAAACGTGGCCCGCAATGTCGCCGCCCTGGGGGGTCAGGCCGCACTCGTGGGCGTGATCGGTTCGGACGCGGAAGGTCATGAGGCCCTCCGGCTGGTGGGGGATGATGGGCGTATCGAGGGGGCCCTGGTCACGGACACCACCCGGCCGACCACCCTGAAGACCCGCTTTGTCTCAGGCGGCCAGCAGCTCCTGCGGGTAGACGTGGAGGAGACCGGGCCCGTCGGCGCGGACACCTCCGCGCGCCTCGCCCGGACAATCCGTGATGTCGCCGCCGGCGCCGGGGTCATCATCCTGTCCGACTACGGCAAGGGCGTCGTCACCGACGAGGTGATCGCCGCCTGCAGGACCTCGGGGCTTCCCGTGATCGTCGATTCCAAGGCCCGCTCCTTCAGCCGCTACGGCGCGGTGGATATCGTCAAGCCCAACGCCTCCGAGCTCGCCCATGCCTCGGGCCTGCCCACGGGTACGGACGCCGAGGTCGAGGCCGCGCTGTCCCGGGCGCTGGAGCTCTGCGAGGCCCGCGCCATCCTGGTGACCCGGGCGGCCCAGGGCATGTCGCTGGCGGTGCGTGGCCAGCCGGTCCGGCATTTCGCCGGTTCCCCCCGGGAGGTCTTTGACGTCTCCGGCGCCGGGGATACGGCGATCTCGGCCCTGGGCGTTGGCATGGCTGCGGGCGGTCCCCTCGAGGACGCCATCGCCTTCGCCCTCCTGGCGTCCGGTGTCGCGGTGGGCAAGGTCGGCACCGCCACGGTCTCGCCCGGCGAACTGGTGGAAGCGGCGCGCGCGGCCCACATGGCCTCGGCCGAGGCCAAGATCGCCACTCCCGAACGGATGGTCGAGGAGGTCGCCCGCTGGCGGGCCCGGGGCCTGCGGGTCGGCTTCACCAATGGCTGTTTCGATATCCTGCACCGGGGCCACGTGGCCTACCTCGCCCAGGCGCGGTCCTGGTGCGACCGGCTCATCGTGGGCGTCAACTCGGACCGGTCGGTCCGGGCGCTGAAGGGCGAGGGGCGGCCGGTCAACGACCTGGAAGGCCGGGCCCTTGTCCTCGCAGGCCTCGCCAGCGTCGACCTGGTGGCGCCCTTTGACGAGGAGACGCCCCTCGACCTGATCCGCGCCGCCCGTCCCGACGTCCTCGTCAAGGGCGCGGATTATTCGGAGGCCCAGGTCGTCGGCGGCGACCTCGTCCGAGGCTGGGGCGGCGAGGTGCGGCTCGCACAGCTCGTGGACGGATACTCGACAACCGCCGCCATCCTCCGGATGGTCGGGGAGGATAAGGCGTGA
- the rfaD gene encoding ADP-glyceromanno-heptose 6-epimerase, translated as MTRRIVFVTGGAGFIGSNIAARLAEDRSLDVVVCDRFREAELGKWRNLANHAIGDFVAPEEMFDWLEKRWRDVEAVIHMGAISSTIEPDADRIIQTNFGLSRDLFRWCADRQRRFIYASSAATYGDGALGFADQDDFESLAALRPLNAYGWSKAQFDMFAVRQAGRGYAPPQWAGLKFFNVYGPNEGHKGPMKSVAAQIWPSIRDGQGVQLFRSYREGVPDGGQKRDFVYVRDIAEVAAWLLASPQVNGVYNLGSGQARTFEDLARAVFSAAGQAPKIDYIPMPAGIRDHYQYFTEARMERLAEAGYTAGFTPLEAGIEDYVRRYLSTDAPYR; from the coding sequence GTGACCCGCAGGATCGTTTTCGTGACCGGCGGCGCCGGCTTCATCGGCTCCAACATCGCCGCGCGCCTGGCCGAGGACCGCAGCCTCGACGTTGTGGTCTGCGACCGCTTCCGCGAGGCGGAGCTTGGCAAGTGGCGGAACCTCGCCAACCACGCCATCGGCGACTTCGTGGCGCCGGAGGAGATGTTCGACTGGCTGGAGAAGCGCTGGCGCGACGTCGAGGCGGTGATCCACATGGGCGCCATTTCCTCCACCATCGAGCCCGACGCCGACCGGATCATCCAGACCAATTTCGGCCTTAGCCGCGACCTCTTCCGCTGGTGCGCCGATCGCCAGCGGCGCTTCATCTACGCCTCGTCGGCGGCGACCTACGGCGACGGCGCCCTCGGCTTTGCCGACCAGGATGACTTCGAAAGCCTGGCGGCCCTGCGCCCCCTCAACGCCTATGGCTGGTCCAAGGCCCAGTTCGACATGTTCGCCGTGCGGCAGGCGGGTCGTGGATACGCGCCGCCCCAGTGGGCCGGCCTGAAGTTCTTCAACGTCTATGGTCCCAATGAAGGGCACAAGGGACCGATGAAGTCTGTGGCCGCCCAGATCTGGCCCTCAATCCGTGACGGGCAGGGCGTGCAACTGTTCCGATCCTACCGCGAGGGCGTTCCCGACGGGGGCCAGAAGCGTGACTTCGTCTATGTCCGCGACATCGCCGAGGTGGCGGCCTGGCTGCTCGCTTCTCCGCAGGTGAACGGGGTCTACAACCTGGGGTCCGGTCAGGCGCGTACCTTTGAGGACCTGGCGCGGGCCGTCTTCTCCGCCGCCGGCCAGGCGCCGAAGATTGACTACATCCCCATGCCGGCGGGTATCCGCGACCATTATCAGTACTTCACCGAGGCGCGGATGGAGCGGCTGGCCGAGGCGGGCTACACGGCCGGCTTCACGCCGCTGGAGGCCGGGATCGAGGACTATGTCCGCCGGTACCTGTCGACCGACGCGCCTTACCGTTAG
- a CDS encoding DUF3089 domain-containing protein, with translation MAGVPEAEPDGARRIRRRPSLGLAAGLVLVILLVAFAFIRRDDIRLAAMDPGKPFQIYTPPPAPDYDRPEAWALLPDAPLPPGEAAVFFLAPTTYSGAEHWNGPIDDPDSEEVFRRVMAPNHAGPFAAAGAVFAPRYRQAGLYSLTTLREDAREARRFAYADAEAAFLNFLARTGDRPILVVGVEQGGDLVARLLAEPGAAAAVRSRLVGAWVIDAVVPSDAPPLTPCQSQKEAGCLAAWVWAYSGDDLRARDLQDRSLVWSGGDLVNLGARRPLCYNPLLQAVTETQAPARLARGATNATGLEWGARPPFVTRQVEARCRNGILRVSRPEARMLRPSGSWEDRLRTPGFNLFYADIEADARSRLAAFKALRRPSSPSPDASRTGTEAP, from the coding sequence ATGGCCGGCGTCCCCGAGGCCGAACCCGATGGCGCCCGTCGCATCCGGCGGCGGCCCTCCCTCGGACTGGCGGCGGGCCTGGTCCTCGTGATCCTGCTGGTCGCCTTCGCCTTTATCCGGCGCGACGACATCCGCCTGGCCGCCATGGATCCGGGCAAGCCCTTCCAGATCTACACCCCGCCGCCAGCCCCCGACTACGACCGACCCGAGGCCTGGGCCCTCCTGCCCGATGCGCCCCTCCCGCCGGGCGAGGCTGCAGTCTTCTTCCTGGCGCCCACAACCTACTCCGGGGCCGAGCACTGGAATGGGCCCATCGACGACCCGGACTCTGAGGAGGTGTTCCGGAGGGTCATGGCGCCGAACCATGCGGGGCCTTTCGCCGCCGCCGGGGCCGTCTTCGCCCCACGCTACCGGCAGGCGGGCCTCTACTCCCTGACCACCCTGAGGGAAGACGCCCGCGAGGCGCGCCGCTTCGCCTACGCTGACGCCGAGGCGGCCTTCCTGAACTTCCTGGCGCGGACCGGAGACCGGCCCATTCTGGTGGTGGGGGTGGAGCAGGGGGGTGATCTCGTCGCCCGGCTGCTGGCCGAGCCTGGCGCCGCGGCGGCCGTCCGGTCGCGCCTTGTCGGGGCCTGGGTGATCGACGCCGTGGTCCCTTCCGACGCCCCACCGCTGACGCCCTGCCAGTCCCAGAAAGAGGCTGGCTGCCTCGCGGCCTGGGTCTGGGCCTATTCGGGCGATGATCTGCGGGCCCGGGACCTCCAGGACCGGTCCCTGGTCTGGTCCGGCGGGGATCTCGTGAACCTCGGCGCCCGTCGGCCGCTCTGCTACAACCCGCTGCTTCAGGCCGTCACGGAGACCCAAGCCCCGGCCCGGCTGGCGCGAGGGGCCACCAATGCGACGGGCCTGGAGTGGGGCGCCCGCCCGCCCTTCGTCACCCGACAGGTGGAGGCCCGGTGCCGGAATGGAATCCTGCGGGTCTCGCGGCCAGAGGCGCGGATGCTGAGGCCTTCGGGGTCCTGGGAGGATCGCCTCCGGACCCCCGGGTTCAACCTCTTCTATGCCGACATCGAGGCGGATGCGCGGAGCCGGCTGGCGGCCTTCAAGGCCCTCAGGCGCCCTTCGTCCCCGTCTCCGGACGCCAGTCGAACAGGGACTGAAGCACCCTGA
- the recG gene encoding ATP-dependent DNA helicase RecG, whose protein sequence is MRPEILFPLFATVASLRGVGPRIAPALERIAGPLVRDVLFLAPHGIIRRPRISLAEARPEETATLRVTIEEYLKPRSPQQPLRIRTSDGDERLDLVWFGNAARGLEARLPVGARRWVSGRLERFGLGLQMIHPDYVVEDSRAGEIPEVETVYPAGGGIAPRVIRRIVQGALERTPELPEWQDPAWKAGRGFPSWRAAILRLHSPESEADLSPASSARARLAYDELLAHQLAMAQRRAHRRSGPGARLPASSLAQGVEASLPFTLTPDQRTALAEIRADLSSGHRMSRLLQGDVGSGKTVVAMLALADAAAAGAQAALMAPTEILARQHFETLSAPLEAAGIGVVLLTGRDRGPVRREKLERLASGQAAVAVGTHALFQDEVRFARLSLAVIDEQHRFGVGERQRLLDKGEGVHLLSMSATPIPRTLELAAYGDLDVSRIIGKPPGRTPVATRAAPMTRVTEVEDRLVAAVLGGAQAFWICPLVSESELIDLKAAEQRAQELRLRLGDRVGLVHGKLAPAEKDAVMADFASGRVKVLVATTVVEVGVNVPNATIMVIEQAERFGLAQLHQLRGRVGRGRAESACVLLYDPPLSDTAQKRLDILRRSDDGFAIAETDLELRGGGDALGLRQSGFPDYVFVDPFLHRDLILAAGDDARLILARDPGFSTPRGEALRVLQSLFDWRPETGTKGA, encoded by the coding sequence ATGCGGCCCGAAATCCTCTTTCCCCTGTTCGCGACTGTCGCGAGCCTCCGAGGCGTCGGACCCCGGATCGCGCCCGCCCTGGAGCGGATTGCGGGGCCGCTGGTCCGTGACGTCCTGTTCCTGGCCCCGCACGGGATTATCCGCCGGCCCCGGATCTCCCTTGCAGAGGCGCGGCCCGAGGAGACCGCCACCCTGCGGGTGACCATCGAGGAGTACCTGAAGCCGCGGTCACCGCAGCAACCGCTTAGGATCCGGACTTCTGACGGGGATGAGCGGCTGGACCTTGTCTGGTTCGGCAATGCGGCGCGGGGCCTTGAGGCGCGGCTTCCCGTAGGCGCGCGGCGGTGGGTCTCCGGCCGGCTCGAGCGCTTCGGCCTGGGCCTACAGATGATCCACCCGGACTACGTGGTGGAGGACTCCCGGGCGGGCGAGATCCCCGAGGTCGAGACGGTTTATCCGGCAGGAGGCGGGATCGCGCCCCGGGTGATCCGTCGCATCGTTCAGGGCGCACTGGAGCGGACGCCGGAGCTTCCCGAATGGCAGGATCCGGCCTGGAAGGCGGGACGCGGCTTTCCCTCCTGGCGGGCGGCCATCCTGCGGCTTCACTCGCCGGAGAGCGAGGCCGACCTGTCCCCGGCGTCCTCCGCCCGGGCGCGGCTGGCCTACGATGAACTGCTTGCGCACCAGCTGGCCATGGCCCAGCGGCGCGCGCACCGCAGGTCGGGCCCAGGCGCCCGGCTGCCCGCCTCCAGCCTGGCCCAGGGGGTGGAGGCCTCCCTGCCCTTCACCCTTACCCCGGACCAGCGCACCGCCCTGGCCGAGATCCGCGCCGACCTTTCGTCCGGGCATCGGATGAGCCGCCTGCTGCAGGGCGATGTGGGCTCCGGCAAGACGGTGGTGGCCATGCTGGCGCTCGCGGACGCGGCGGCGGCCGGCGCCCAGGCCGCCCTGATGGCGCCGACTGAGATCCTGGCGCGACAGCACTTCGAGACCCTTTCCGCACCGCTTGAGGCCGCCGGGATCGGCGTGGTCCTGCTGACCGGTCGGGATCGCGGGCCGGTGCGCCGGGAGAAACTGGAGCGCCTCGCTTCGGGACAGGCGGCTGTGGCGGTGGGCACCCACGCCCTCTTCCAGGACGAGGTCAGGTTCGCCCGCCTCTCGCTGGCGGTCATCGACGAGCAGCACAGGTTCGGGGTCGGGGAGCGCCAGAGGCTCCTGGACAAGGGCGAGGGCGTGCATCTCCTGTCCATGTCCGCGACGCCCATCCCCCGGACCCTCGAACTGGCGGCCTACGGCGACCTCGATGTCAGCCGTATCATCGGGAAGCCTCCGGGCCGGACCCCTGTGGCCACCCGCGCCGCGCCCATGACCCGAGTGACGGAGGTGGAGGATCGCCTGGTGGCCGCAGTCCTTGGCGGGGCGCAGGCCTTCTGGATCTGCCCCCTGGTGAGCGAGTCCGAACTGATCGACCTCAAGGCCGCCGAGCAGAGGGCCCAGGAACTTCGCCTCCGGCTTGGTGACAGGGTCGGCCTGGTCCACGGCAAGCTGGCCCCGGCCGAGAAGGACGCCGTGATGGCCGACTTCGCCTCGGGCAGGGTCAAGGTCCTGGTGGCGACCACCGTCGTGGAGGTGGGGGTCAACGTCCCCAACGCGACCATCATGGTCATCGAGCAGGCCGAGCGGTTCGGCCTGGCCCAGCTGCACCAGCTCCGGGGCCGGGTGGGGCGCGGACGGGCGGAGAGCGCCTGCGTCCTTCTCTATGACCCCCCCCTGTCCGACACCGCCCAGAAGCGCCTCGACATCCTGCGCCGTTCGGATGACGGGTTCGCCATCGCCGAGACGGACCTGGAACTGCGGGGCGGCGGCGACGCCCTTGGCCTGCGCCAGTCCGGCTTCCCCGACTACGTTTTCGTGGATCCCTTCCTCCACCGGGACCTGATCCTCGCGGCCGGGGATGACGCCCGGCTCATCCTCGCCCGGGATCCCGGCTTCAGCACGCCCCGGGGCGAGGCCCTCAGGGTGCTTCAGTCCCTGTTCGACTGGCGTCCGGAGACGGGGACGAAGGGCGCCTGA
- a CDS encoding succinate dehydrogenase assembly factor 2, whose protein sequence is MSIHDETRLKRLSFRAWRRGFREADLILGPFVDTHARDLSPEALDALEDLLAYPDQDLYAWIVERETPPPEVDAEALAALRRFRDQVHQLPGDVRGG, encoded by the coding sequence ATGTCTATCCACGATGAAACGCGCCTGAAGAGGCTCTCCTTCCGCGCCTGGCGGCGGGGCTTCCGCGAAGCGGACCTGATCCTGGGTCCCTTCGTCGACACCCATGCGCGCGACCTTAGCCCAGAGGCGCTCGACGCGCTCGAGGACCTGCTGGCCTACCCCGACCAGGACCTCTACGCCTGGATCGTGGAGCGCGAGACCCCGCCCCCAGAGGTGGACGCCGAGGCCCTGGCTGCGCTTCGGCGCTTCCGCGACCAGGTGCATCAGCTCCCTGGAGACGTGCGTGGCGGCTGA
- the mfd gene encoding transcription-repair coupling factor — protein sequence MAAEGAALPGPADLRRLADDPGRLNVCGAPEGFDALVLADILRRRKGPALFIARDGARLSAFVDSFRFFGQGFEVLEFPSWDCLPYDRSGPSAGVSARRMAALARLAQDGAGDRPLLVATTVAAASQRLPPREVLAAAGYATRVGRVVNVADLERYFAVNGYHRASTVSEKGEFAIRGGVIDVFPTASDEPVRLDLFGDTLESIRAFDPETQRSTRQLTEVSLPPASEVLLDETSISRFRRGYAEAFGAPGGDPLYETVSAGGRRAGMEHWLPLYYGGLETLFDYLPEGLLVALDGLADSALADRWLQVTDAFDARDQADRRSQYRPLPPEGLYLSPEGFETRLSPFAVRRFSSLSGEPGALALDMGARTGRTFSAERRQDSVNLFEAAVGHARALSSAGKRVLFASWTEGSSERLGLMLADHGLGAPPLAPYWDAARAADPKVPQRVVLPLDAGFETPDLAVIAETDILGDRLARPGRRRRASNFLAEASALTPGDLVVHIDHGIGRYEGLRTLDVQGAPHDCLELQYGGEAKLYLPVENIDLLTRYGSEGEGVQLDRLGGAAWQSRKARAKARLRDMAEGLIRIAAERSMRTTDAVTPPQGVFEEFCARFPFEETEDQLAAIEDVLGDFASGHPMDRLICGDVGFGKTEVALRAAFVAAMSGLQVAVVAPTTLLARQHFKTFSERFQGWPVRVSRLSRLTPTREAAETREGLKKGEIEVVIGTHAVLSKQVEFSHLGLVIVDEEQHFGVKHKEKLKELRADVHMLTLTATPIPRTLQMALSGLREMSIIATPPVDRLAVRTYVTPFDPVALREALLREKFRGGQAYYVVPRISDLTDIERFLREQVPEVRFVVGHGQMAPTQIETVMSAFYDGEYDVLLSTTIVESGLDIPTANTLVIHRADMFGLSQLYQLRGRVGRAKARAYAYLTTPSEKQITLAAERRLKVLQSLDSLGAGFQLASHDLDQRGGGNLLGEEQSGHIREVGVELYQQMLEDAVAELKAKGDATPAPDRGWSPQINTGAAVLIPEAYVPDLNVRLALYRRLSDAEQASDREALAAELIDRFGPLPPEAAQLLKVVGIKGMCRQANVAKIDVGPKGAVVSFRNDVFANPVGLVQHIQKNAVTWRLRPDNKVVIKGEWENPVQRLGAADMILKSLSELAA from the coding sequence GTGGCGGCTGAGGGCGCGGCTTTGCCCGGCCCCGCCGACCTCAGACGCCTTGCGGACGACCCTGGGCGCCTGAACGTCTGCGGCGCACCTGAGGGCTTTGACGCCCTGGTCCTGGCCGACATCCTCCGGCGCCGGAAGGGCCCCGCCCTGTTCATCGCGCGGGACGGTGCGCGGCTTTCCGCCTTCGTCGACTCGTTCCGCTTTTTTGGGCAGGGTTTTGAAGTCCTGGAGTTTCCCTCCTGGGACTGCCTTCCTTATGACCGTTCGGGCCCCTCGGCGGGGGTCTCGGCGCGCCGGATGGCCGCCCTGGCGAGGCTGGCCCAGGACGGCGCCGGCGACCGGCCCCTGCTCGTCGCCACCACCGTCGCCGCCGCCAGCCAGAGGCTGCCGCCCCGCGAGGTCCTGGCCGCCGCCGGCTACGCCACCCGGGTCGGCCGGGTGGTCAATGTCGCCGACCTTGAGCGCTATTTCGCCGTCAATGGCTATCACCGGGCCTCCACCGTCTCGGAGAAGGGCGAGTTCGCCATCCGGGGCGGCGTCATCGACGTCTTCCCGACGGCGTCGGACGAGCCGGTTCGCCTGGACCTCTTCGGCGACACACTGGAATCGATCCGGGCCTTCGACCCCGAGACCCAGAGGTCGACCCGGCAGCTGACCGAGGTCTCCCTGCCGCCCGCCAGCGAGGTCCTCCTGGACGAAACCTCGATCTCGCGGTTCCGCCGCGGGTACGCCGAGGCCTTCGGGGCGCCGGGGGGCGATCCCCTATACGAGACCGTCAGCGCCGGTGGCCGCCGGGCGGGCATGGAGCACTGGCTGCCCCTCTATTACGGCGGACTGGAAACCCTGTTCGACTACCTGCCCGAGGGCCTGCTGGTCGCCCTGGACGGCCTGGCCGACAGCGCCCTCGCGGACCGCTGGCTGCAGGTGACGGACGCTTTCGACGCCCGTGACCAGGCCGATCGTCGCAGCCAGTACCGACCCCTGCCGCCGGAGGGCCTCTACCTTTCGCCGGAAGGCTTCGAGACGCGGCTGTCGCCCTTCGCCGTCCGCCGCTTCTCCAGCCTGTCAGGAGAGCCGGGCGCCCTGGCCCTGGACATGGGGGCGCGGACGGGGCGGACCTTCAGCGCCGAGCGCCGGCAGGACTCGGTCAATCTGTTCGAGGCCGCCGTCGGCCACGCCCGGGCCCTGTCTTCGGCGGGCAAGCGGGTGCTCTTCGCCTCCTGGACCGAGGGGTCGTCAGAGCGCCTGGGGCTGATGCTGGCCGACCACGGTCTGGGGGCGCCGCCCCTGGCGCCCTACTGGGACGCCGCCCGGGCGGCCGACCCCAAGGTCCCCCAGAGGGTGGTCCTGCCGCTGGATGCGGGGTTCGAGACCCCGGACCTGGCGGTCATCGCCGAGACCGATATCCTGGGCGACCGGCTCGCCCGGCCCGGCCGCCGCCGGCGGGCGTCCAACTTCCTGGCCGAGGCCTCGGCCCTGACCCCAGGCGACCTGGTGGTCCATATCGACCACGGGATCGGACGGTACGAGGGTCTGCGGACCCTGGACGTCCAGGGCGCGCCCCACGACTGCCTGGAGCTGCAGTATGGCGGCGAGGCCAAGCTCTACCTGCCGGTCGAGAACATCGACCTCCTGACGCGCTACGGCTCGGAGGGGGAGGGGGTCCAGCTCGACCGACTGGGCGGCGCGGCCTGGCAGTCGCGCAAGGCCCGGGCCAAGGCGCGCCTGCGCGACATGGCCGAGGGCCTGATCCGCATCGCCGCCGAGCGCTCCATGCGAACGACGGACGCCGTAACCCCGCCGCAGGGGGTCTTCGAGGAATTCTGCGCCCGCTTCCCCTTCGAGGAAACCGAGGACCAGCTGGCGGCGATCGAGGACGTCCTGGGGGACTTCGCCTCGGGCCATCCCATGGACCGGCTGATCTGCGGCGACGTCGGCTTTGGCAAGACCGAGGTGGCCCTGCGCGCCGCCTTCGTCGCGGCCATGAGCGGCCTGCAGGTGGCGGTGGTCGCCCCCACCACCCTCCTGGCCCGACAGCACTTCAAGACCTTCAGCGAACGCTTCCAGGGGTGGCCCGTCCGGGTGTCGCGCCTGTCCCGCCTGACACCGACGCGCGAGGCGGCCGAGACCCGCGAGGGCCTGAAGAAGGGGGAGATCGAGGTCGTCATCGGCACCCACGCGGTGCTGTCCAAGCAAGTGGAGTTCTCCCACCTCGGACTGGTGATCGTCGACGAGGAGCAGCACTTCGGCGTCAAGCACAAGGAGAAGCTCAAGGAGCTCCGCGCCGACGTCCACATGCTGACCCTGACGGCGACCCCGATCCCCCGGACCCTTCAGATGGCCCTGTCCGGCCTCCGGGAGATGTCGATCATCGCCACACCGCCAGTCGACCGCCTGGCCGTGCGGACCTACGTCACGCCCTTTGACCCCGTGGCCCTGCGCGAGGCCCTGCTGCGCGAGAAGTTCCGCGGAGGCCAGGCCTATTACGTCGTGCCGAGGATCTCGGACCTGACGGACATCGAACGCTTCCTGCGCGAGCAGGTTCCGGAAGTGCGCTTCGTGGTGGGCCATGGCCAGATGGCGCCGACCCAGATCGAGACCGTCATGAGCGCCTTCTACGACGGCGAGTACGACGTGCTCCTCTCGACGACCATCGTGGAAAGCGGCCTCGACATCCCGACCGCGAACACCCTGGTCATCCATCGGGCGGACATGTTCGGACTGTCCCAGCTCTACCAGCTGCGGGGCCGGGTCGGTCGCGCCAAGGCCCGGGCCTATGCCTACCTGACGACGCCCTCCGAGAAGCAGATCACGCTTGCCGCCGAACGGCGCCTGAAGGTGCTGCAGTCCCTCGACAGCCTGGGCGCCGGGTTCCAGTTGGCCAGCCATGACCTCGACCAGAGGGGTGGGGGCAACCTGCTGGGCGAGGAGCAGTCGGGACATATCCGCGAGGTCGGGGTCGAGCTCTATCAGCAGATGCTGGAGGACGCCGTCGCCGAACTGAAGGCGAAGGGCGACGCCACACCTGCGCCCGACCGCGGCTGGAGCCCACAGATCAACACCGGCGCCGCCGTCCTCATTCCTGAGGCCTATGTGCCCGACCTGAATGTCCGACTGGCCCTCTATCGCCGGCTCTCGGACGCCGAACAGGCCTCGGACCGCGAGGCGCTGGCCGCCGAACTGATCGACCGCTTCGGGCCCCTCCCACCCGAGGCCGCCCAGCTGCTCAAGGTGGTCGGGATCAAGGGCATGTGCCGTCAGGCCAACGTCGCCAAGATCGACGTCGGGCCCAAGGGGGCGGTCGTCAGCTTCCGCAACGACGTCTTCGCCAACCCTGTCGGTCTGGTCCAGCACATCCAGAAGAACGCCGTGACCTGGCGGCTGCGGCCAGACAACAAGGTCGTGATCAAGGGGGAATGGGAAAACCCTGTCCAGCGCCTGGGCGCAGCGGACATGATCCTGAAGTCCCTGTCCGAACTGGCGGCCTGA
- a CDS encoding diguanylate cyclase domain-containing protein: MVLQARLLIAARNDEMAGPLSEGLDQLGWRTITARGPYAAEAALADLGVQAVVIDLADGLEEAEALARRLRVLAEPKRVPIIGIGGGRDAAPSDALDLRLADPVYPAQVAMRLDSLVRTAVAEEEYRLRQETFAEMGVVLGDPEVSAEPLRLLAVGEPTPQFLGLSNCLEVSGAKVVGAFTSYTAFDFLHETDFDAVVLWGGDAADSAMAIAGGMRRNSRLYHIPTLLYMKTLGGMTAAEAYARGISDVASPETPEPETAWRALELARSYRRQAGVRAALETARSLQFMDPETGLFTRELFARHLERLADSAPVRNRPLTLCVLRVRDTEEVEEARRSGWLEKAFPQLGSMVSRLIRVEDTAARLGPEHFAIALPATPEEAARAAADRIAAVISRTAFDGGEGRPPFVLEFDIGTAEVGDPSQVGRTLDLAAQMSRPGA; encoded by the coding sequence ATGGTTCTGCAGGCTCGCCTCCTGATTGCGGCCCGGAATGACGAAATGGCCGGTCCCCTTTCGGAGGGCCTGGACCAGCTCGGCTGGCGCACGATCACGGCGCGGGGTCCCTATGCGGCCGAGGCGGCCCTCGCCGACCTCGGGGTGCAGGCTGTCGTCATTGACCTTGCGGATGGCCTCGAGGAGGCGGAGGCCCTCGCCCGGCGCCTTCGGGTCCTGGCGGAGCCCAAGCGGGTCCCGATCATCGGCATCGGCGGCGGGCGGGATGCGGCGCCCTCCGACGCCCTCGACCTGCGCCTCGCCGACCCGGTCTATCCGGCCCAGGTCGCGATGCGGCTGGACAGCCTTGTCCGGACGGCGGTCGCCGAGGAGGAATATCGCCTTCGTCAGGAAACCTTCGCGGAAATGGGCGTGGTGCTCGGGGATCCCGAGGTCAGCGCAGAACCCCTGCGCCTCCTGGCCGTGGGTGAGCCGACGCCCCAGTTCCTGGGCCTGTCCAACTGCCTTGAGGTCTCTGGCGCCAAGGTCGTCGGCGCCTTCACCAGCTACACCGCCTTCGACTTCCTGCACGAGACCGACTTCGACGCCGTTGTCCTGTGGGGGGGAGACGCGGCCGACAGCGCCATGGCGATCGCCGGCGGCATGCGCCGGAACAGCCGCCTCTATCACATCCCCACCCTGCTCTACATGAAGACCCTGGGCGGGATGACCGCGGCCGAGGCCTATGCCCGGGGTATCTCTGATGTCGCCTCACCGGAGACTCCGGAACCGGAGACCGCCTGGAGAGCCCTGGAGCTGGCGCGCAGCTACCGCCGGCAGGCGGGAGTCCGGGCCGCCCTGGAGACCGCCAGGTCCCTGCAGTTCATGGATCCCGAGACCGGCCTGTTCACCCGCGAACTCTTTGCCCGGCACCTGGAGCGGTTGGCCGACTCCGCGCCGGTGCGGAACCGTCCCCTGACCCTCTGCGTGCTCCGCGTCCGTGACACCGAAGAGGTGGAGGAGGCGCGTCGATCGGGCTGGCTGGAGAAGGCGTTTCCCCAGTTGGGCTCCATGGTCTCCCGGTTGATCCGGGTGGAGGACACGGCTGCCCGCCTCGGCCCCGAGCACTTCGCCATCGCCCTGCCCGCCACCCCGGAGGAGGCCGCCCGGGCCGCCGCCGACCGCATCGCCGCGGTCATCAGCCGGACCGCCTTCGATGGCGGAGAAGGCCGCCCGCCCTTCGTGCTCGAGTTCGACATCGGAACGGCGGAAGTGGGGGATCCCTCCCAGGTCGGCAGGACCCTGGATCTCGCCGCCCAGATGTCGCGCCCGGGGGCCTGA